A genomic stretch from Setaria italica strain Yugu1 chromosome VII, Setaria_italica_v2.0, whole genome shotgun sequence includes:
- the LOC101782897 gene encoding uncharacterized protein LOC101782897, translating into MELGSHHLAAHSCSYTTTYTHCSIGFSPRVRTAGWIRAAADGGDGGADRRRRGASLAADGPRVVEVTAATVASGAAGEAGTGSAGFGARDAELAMWDKLGAVVRLSYGIGIYGAMALTGRFICQMAGIDCTGGFHPSLTALVEGLGYAAPPIMALLFILDDEVVKYSPHARAIRDVEDEELRSFFFGMSPWQFMLIVTASSIGEELFYRAAIQGALADIFLRSTELMKDARGIASLSGIVPPLVPFAQTFAAVITAALTGSLYYIATAPKDPTYVVTPAMRSRSGRDNLKKLFAAWYERRQMRKIYSPLLEGILAFYLGFEWIQTDNILAPMITHGIYSAVVLGHGLWKIHDHRRRLRQRIQQVRSQGKSSDSL; encoded by the exons ATGGAGCTGGGGAGCCATCACCTGGCGGCGCACAGCTGCAGCTACACAACCACCTACACCCACTGCTCCATCGGCTTCTCCCCTCGGGTCCGCACCGCCGGCTGGATccgcgcggcggccgacggcggcgacggcggcgccgaccggcggcggaggggcgccaGCCTCGCCGCCGATGGCCCCAGGGTCGTCGAggtcaccgccgccaccgtggccAGCGGGGCCGCCGGGGAAGCCGGGACTGGGAGCGCGGGCTTCGGAGCCCGGGACGCGGAGCTCGCCATGTGGGACAAGCTCGGCGCGGTCGTCAGGCTCAGCTATGGCATTG GGATTTACGGAGCCATGGCGCTCACTGGAAGATTCATATGCCAAATGGCCGGGATAGACTGCACGGGGGGCTTCCATCCGTCGCTCACGGCGCTCGTCGAGGGGCTCGGTTACGCAGCTCCGCCGATCATGGCTCTGCTGTTCATCCTCGAT GATGAAGTTGTCAAATACTCACCTCATGCGCGCGCCATCAGAGATGTGGAGGACGAGGAGCTTCGCAGCTTCTTCTTTGGAATGTCACCATGGCAG TTCATGCTCATTGTGACCGCTAGCTCAATTGGCGAGGAGCTGTTCTACCGTGCAGCTATTCAG GGAGCTTTGGCTGATATTTTCCTGAGGAGCACGGAGCTCATGAAAGATGCTAGAGGGATTGCATCCCTG AGTGGAATTGTTCCTCCTCTGGTTCCATTTGCTCAAACGTTCGCAGCAGTCATCACTGCAGCCCTCACAGGATCCCTCTACTATATCGCCACTGCTCCGAAAG ACCCTACTTATGTGGTGACTCCAGCGATGCGCTCACGCTCAGGGCGGGATAACCTCAAGAAATTATTTGCAG CTTGGTATGAGAGGAGGCAAATGAGGAAGATATACTCCCCGCTTCTAGAAGGAATCCTGGCTTTCTACCTTGGGTTCGAGTGGATCCAG ACCGACAACATCCTGGCTCCTATGATCACCCACGGCATATACTCCGCCGTTGTCCTTGGACATGGGCTCTGGAAAATCCACGACCACAGGAGAAGGCTGCGCCAGCGGATTCAGCAAGTTAGAAGCCAAGGGAAAAGCTCAGACTCGTTGTAA